From Chryseobacterium sp. IHB B 17019, one genomic window encodes:
- a CDS encoding cysteine desulfurase family protein — MNKVYLDNAATTPLSEEVIDAMVGTMKMNFGNPSSTHSFGQEAKILIENVRRQVADYLHVTPAEIIFTSCGTESNNMIIKSSVDHLGVERIISSPLEHKCVSESILDMKNRKGVEVNYIRPNEKGDIDLNKLEELLKSSDKKTLVSLMHVNNEIGNIYDIKKIAELCKANNALFHSDTVQTMAHVNLDFSDIQVDFASCSAHKFHGPKGVGFAFIRKSSGLKGIITGGPQERSLRAGTENVAGIVGLGKALELSLKNMKAYTNHMQEIKSYAAERLVAEIPGVKFNGRSAEKENSLYTVLSALLPYKNPLIGLQLDMKGIAISQGSACSSGASKPSMVMMMVLSEDEMDHCTPLRISFSHLTTKEDIDALVTALKEISKDFVIENTNVEHR, encoded by the coding sequence ATGAATAAAGTATATTTAGATAACGCTGCTACAACGCCTCTTTCGGAAGAAGTAATTGATGCAATGGTTGGGACCATGAAAATGAATTTCGGAAATCCTTCTTCAACGCACAGCTTCGGACAGGAAGCTAAAATTCTTATCGAAAATGTGAGAAGACAGGTTGCAGATTATCTTCACGTAACACCCGCTGAAATTATCTTCACTTCTTGCGGTACAGAATCGAATAACATGATCATCAAATCCAGTGTAGATCATCTTGGAGTTGAGAGAATCATCAGTTCTCCATTGGAGCACAAATGTGTTTCTGAGAGTATTTTGGATATGAAAAACAGGAAAGGAGTAGAAGTAAACTACATCCGTCCTAATGAAAAAGGAGATATTGACCTTAATAAATTAGAAGAGCTATTAAAATCTTCCGACAAGAAAACGTTGGTAAGCTTAATGCACGTCAACAATGAGATCGGAAATATTTACGATATTAAAAAAATCGCAGAATTGTGCAAGGCAAATAATGCGCTTTTTCATTCAGACACCGTGCAGACAATGGCTCATGTGAATCTGGATTTTTCTGATATCCAGGTTGATTTCGCCTCTTGCAGTGCTCACAAATTCCATGGTCCGAAAGGAGTTGGTTTTGCTTTTATCAGAAAATCAAGTGGCTTAAAAGGTATTATTACCGGCGGTCCACAGGAAAGAAGTTTAAGAGCAGGAACTGAAAATGTAGCAGGAATTGTTGGATTAGGAAAAGCATTAGAGCTATCATTAAAAAACATGAAAGCGTATACCAACCACATGCAGGAAATCAAAAGCTATGCTGCAGAAAGGCTTGTCGCAGAAATTCCGGGGGTAAAATTCAATGGAAGAAGTGCAGAGAAGGAAAATAGTCTTTATACGGTTTTAAGTGCTTTATTGCCATACAAAAACCCATTGATCGGGCTTCAGCTTGATATGAAAGGAATCGCTATTTCCCAAGGTAGTGCATGTTCTTCGGGAGCTTCAAAACCTTCAATGGTGATGATGATGGTTTTATCAGAGGATGAAATGGATCATTGTACACCGCTTCGTATTTCATTCAGCCACCTGACTACTAAAGAGGATATTGATGCTTTGGTAACGGCCTTAAAAGAGATTTCAAAAGATTTTGTTATAGAAAATACAAATGTTGAGCATAGATAA
- a CDS encoding S8 family serine peptidase: protein MKKVLLAAVFLAGFSFSYAQEAKAGVDPKEDKDLMTWYHKDFGTSKVYGVNTENAYKFLESKGLKPKTVVVGVLDSGVQVDHPGLVNNLWSNPNEVPNNGKDDDGNGYIDDIHGWNFIGGKNGDIDIDNMEVTRVVAKYKSVFEGDDSAKNKANQAKMPEEFAMYMKAKDIFSKKSIEAKQSFQTYTMINDAIPAMVKLLNGKALTPETVAAIKPADQKDAMVANILAQVSQSPEFQGKSAAEFEKAMKGQMKEALDYFGPQEKQYNLDYDPRKEIVGDNYDDYSEKSYGNNHYEGPDAEHGTHVAGIIAGLPNGKAIQYGVASKVAKIMTVRTVPNGDERDKDVANAIRYAVDNGAKILNMSFGKPVSPGKNVVWDAFKYAQDKGVLLVKAAGNENEDVAEHLAYPTNFKNVTDEAPFVNNVLVVGASTNKNDALRASFSNYNKKMVNVFAPGEEIYSTVPHNEYKYLQGTSMASPVVAGAAAVLLAYMPNLKPNQIIESLVKTSNLSTTNQFGDYSQAGGVIDLKKAAEYAYTNFYNGKSGAVKKAEKSVKKTVKK from the coding sequence ATGAAAAAGGTATTATTAGCTGCTGTTTTTTTAGCGGGATTCAGTTTTTCTTACGCACAGGAAGCGAAGGCAGGTGTTGATCCGAAAGAAGATAAAGATCTTATGACCTGGTATCATAAAGACTTCGGTACTTCAAAAGTATATGGTGTAAATACTGAAAACGCATATAAATTTTTAGAATCTAAAGGTCTTAAGCCAAAAACTGTTGTAGTAGGAGTTTTAGACAGCGGAGTTCAGGTAGATCACCCGGGTTTGGTAAACAATCTTTGGTCAAACCCTAATGAAGTTCCGAATAACGGAAAAGATGATGACGGAAACGGATATATCGACGATATTCACGGATGGAATTTCATTGGTGGAAAAAATGGAGATATCGACATTGATAATATGGAAGTAACTAGAGTTGTTGCTAAATACAAATCTGTTTTTGAAGGGGACGACTCTGCTAAAAATAAAGCAAATCAGGCTAAAATGCCCGAGGAATTTGCAATGTACATGAAAGCTAAGGATATTTTCAGCAAGAAAAGTATTGAGGCAAAACAGAGCTTCCAGACATATACAATGATTAACGATGCCATTCCTGCAATGGTAAAATTGTTGAATGGAAAAGCTCTTACTCCTGAAACTGTTGCAGCAATAAAGCCTGCTGACCAAAAAGATGCAATGGTTGCTAATATTTTGGCTCAGGTTTCTCAAAGCCCTGAATTTCAGGGAAAATCGGCTGCTGAATTTGAGAAGGCAATGAAAGGTCAGATGAAAGAAGCGTTGGATTATTTCGGTCCTCAGGAAAAACAATATAATTTGGATTATGATCCGAGAAAAGAAATCGTAGGAGATAATTATGATGATTATTCTGAAAAATCTTACGGAAATAACCACTATGAAGGTCCTGATGCAGAGCACGGAACTCACGTAGCTGGTATCATTGCAGGTCTTCCGAATGGAAAAGCAATCCAGTACGGTGTTGCTTCTAAAGTAGCAAAAATCATGACCGTAAGAACGGTTCCTAACGGTGATGAGAGAGATAAAGATGTTGCCAATGCCATCAGATATGCGGTTGATAACGGAGCTAAAATTTTAAATATGAGCTTTGGTAAGCCTGTTTCTCCTGGTAAAAATGTAGTTTGGGATGCCTTCAAATATGCTCAGGATAAAGGAGTTCTTTTGGTAAAAGCTGCTGGTAATGAAAATGAAGATGTTGCAGAACACCTGGCTTATCCTACCAACTTTAAAAATGTAACTGATGAAGCACCATTTGTAAACAACGTTTTGGTGGTTGGTGCAAGTACCAATAAAAATGATGCGTTGAGAGCAAGCTTCTCCAATTATAATAAGAAAATGGTAAACGTTTTCGCTCCGGGTGAAGAAATTTACTCTACAGTTCCTCACAATGAATACAAATATTTACAGGGAACATCAATGGCTTCTCCGGTTGTAGCAGGTGCTGCTGCGGTTTTATTAGCTTATATGCCAAATTTAAAACCAAATCAAATCATTGAATCTTTAGTAAAAACCAGCAATCTGAGTACAACAAATCAGTTTGGTGATTACTCACAGGCTGGAGGTGTAATTGATTTGAAAAAGGCTGCTGAGTACGCTTATACAAATTTTTACAACGGAAAATCAGGTGCAGTAAAAAAGGCTGAAAAATCCGTAAAAAAGACTGTTAAAAAATAG
- a CDS encoding SDR family NAD(P)-dependent oxidoreductase, whose protein sequence is MIILGSTSEVAQAFVEKALQEGEKFEKIYLFTSNKETTERFARHIDVKFLQQAEVVELDLMKEIDYTQFDNINSNLLFCATGYLGEGTEEGLYDNKNTERIIDINYSKLVPVMNYFAQKFESRRSGTIIGLSSVAGDRGRQSNFIYGSAKAAFTAYLSGLRNYLFDKKVHVLTVKPGFMATKMTEGLPLNPKLTATPKQAADCIFKAYKKQKNVVYVLPIWGIIMMIIRNIPEFIFKKLKL, encoded by the coding sequence ATGATCATTTTAGGAAGTACATCGGAAGTAGCACAAGCTTTTGTGGAAAAAGCATTACAGGAAGGGGAAAAATTTGAGAAAATCTATCTTTTTACCTCAAATAAAGAAACTACCGAAAGATTTGCAAGACATATTGATGTAAAGTTTCTTCAGCAGGCCGAAGTTGTCGAGCTTGATCTGATGAAAGAAATTGATTACACACAATTTGACAATATCAATTCAAACTTATTATTTTGTGCAACAGGTTATTTGGGTGAAGGCACGGAAGAAGGCTTGTACGACAACAAAAATACGGAACGGATTATTGATATCAACTACTCAAAATTGGTTCCGGTAATGAACTATTTTGCCCAAAAATTTGAAAGCAGAAGATCAGGGACAATCATCGGGCTTTCATCTGTGGCGGGAGATCGCGGAAGACAGAGTAACTTTATTTACGGGAGTGCAAAAGCGGCTTTTACAGCTTATTTAAGTGGTTTAAGAAATTATCTTTTCGATAAAAAAGTTCATGTTCTAACGGTGAAGCCGGGTTTCATGGCAACGAAGATGACGGAAGGATTACCATTAAATCCAAAATTAACAGCAACTCCGAAACAGGCGGCAGATTGTATTTTTAAAGCTTACAAAAAGCAGAAAAATGTGGTGTATGTCTTACCGATATGGGGAATTATCATGATGATTATCAGAAACATTCCTGAGTTTATATTTAAAAAATTAAAACTTTAG
- a CDS encoding HAD-IB family hydrolase, whose translation MRKLYCFDFDGTITYKDTMFMYLKFYDPAKFRLQFLKHVPLFVLLKLKLAETEKVKKSFIGSILKGQTQEKIEKKSRQFFDEHYPKIIRENALDFIQNIDRDNTQSLLVTASLDIWAKPFAEAFNMQLVSTKAEFQNGVFTGNFIGRNCNGKEKLERIKAEISDQKYDKIIAFGDTSGDKPMLKWANEGHYQFFH comes from the coding sequence ATGAGAAAATTGTATTGTTTTGATTTTGATGGAACTATTACCTACAAGGATACCATGTTTATGTATCTGAAATTCTACGATCCTGCAAAATTCCGATTACAGTTTTTAAAACATGTTCCGCTTTTTGTTCTATTAAAATTAAAACTTGCTGAAACTGAAAAAGTAAAAAAAAGCTTTATTGGTTCTATATTAAAAGGCCAGACTCAGGAAAAAATCGAAAAAAAATCCAGACAGTTTTTTGATGAACATTATCCTAAAATAATAAGGGAAAATGCGTTGGACTTTATTCAAAATATTGATAGAGATAATACACAGAGCCTATTGGTAACAGCATCTCTGGATATTTGGGCAAAACCGTTTGCGGAGGCTTTCAATATGCAGCTGGTTTCTACAAAAGCTGAGTTCCAGAACGGTGTTTTCACAGGAAATTTCATTGGTAGAAACTGCAACGGAAAGGAGAAATTGGAGAGAATAAAGGCTGAAATCAGCGATCAAAAATATGATAAAATTATCGCTTTCGGAGATACTTCCGGCGATAAGCCGATGTTGAAATGGGCAAATGAAGGTCATTACCAATTTTTTCACTAA
- a CDS encoding Crp/Fnr family transcriptional regulator, with protein MVISEDLLLANGAHYDQYNMGDTIFHEGSAPKFYFQIVTGVVELNNYSEDGKEFTQNILSNGQSFGESLLFNDKVYPMNAVAKTDCTVLKLPKKDFINLLIQNPEASAQMFKCLADRLYHKYVMLFNNSLSEPSAKIKTLMDYLKDYNSNNDKYSFEVPFTRQQLANLTGLRVETVIRTIKKMESQNLLKIEQRKIYY; from the coding sequence ATGGTAATTAGTGAAGATTTATTATTAGCGAATGGTGCACACTATGATCAGTATAACATGGGCGACACCATTTTTCATGAGGGAAGTGCTCCAAAATTCTATTTCCAAATTGTAACCGGTGTAGTTGAACTTAATAATTACAGTGAAGACGGGAAAGAATTTACGCAAAATATACTCTCTAATGGGCAAAGTTTTGGTGAATCTTTATTATTCAATGATAAAGTTTATCCAATGAATGCTGTTGCAAAAACAGATTGTACAGTATTGAAGCTTCCGAAAAAGGATTTTATTAATCTTTTAATTCAAAATCCCGAGGCTTCGGCACAGATGTTCAAATGTCTTGCAGACAGGCTTTACCACAAGTACGTAATGCTTTTCAATAATTCTTTATCAGAACCGTCCGCAAAAATCAAAACTTTAATGGACTACCTTAAAGATTACAACTCGAATAACGACAAGTATTCTTTTGAAGTTCCTTTTACAAGGCAACAATTAGCTAATTTAACAGGGCTTCGTGTGGAAACGGTCATCAGAACTATAAAGAAAATGGAAAGCCAGAACTTATTAAAAATAGAACAACGGAAAATATATTATTAA
- a CDS encoding OmpA family protein codes for MKFTKTYIGALFLSSALLLTSCEAVQNSNHQQRGTAVGVASGAVIGGILGNNVGKGKNAALGAVLGGIIGGVAGNVIGNKMDKQAREIQQTLPGAQVERVGDGIKITLNESIVNFDFNSSALTSTAKTNLDKLGQVLINNPDTNINIYGHTDSKGTDAYNQTLSEQRANSVKAYLSGKGIASSRLFALGEGESMPVATNDTDEGRAKNRRVEFAITANEKMINEAQQQGQ; via the coding sequence ATGAAATTTACAAAAACATATATCGGAGCTCTTTTCTTATCATCAGCTCTATTGCTTACAAGCTGTGAAGCTGTACAGAATTCTAACCACCAGCAAAGAGGTACTGCAGTAGGTGTTGCATCCGGAGCGGTAATTGGTGGTATCTTGGGAAATAACGTAGGAAAAGGTAAAAATGCAGCGTTAGGTGCAGTTTTAGGAGGTATTATCGGTGGTGTTGCTGGTAACGTGATTGGTAATAAAATGGACAAGCAAGCCAGAGAGATCCAACAAACTTTACCTGGTGCTCAAGTGGAAAGAGTAGGAGACGGTATCAAAATTACGTTGAACGAAAGTATCGTAAACTTTGATTTTAACTCATCAGCTCTTACAAGTACAGCTAAAACAAACCTTGATAAACTAGGTCAGGTTCTTATTAATAATCCAGACACAAATATCAATATTTATGGTCACACGGATAGTAAAGGAACGGATGCTTACAACCAAACACTTTCAGAGCAAAGAGCCAATTCTGTAAAAGCATATTTATCTGGTAAAGGAATCGCTTCTTCAAGATTATTCGCTTTAGGTGAAGGAGAAAGCATGCCGGTTGCTACCAACGATACAGATGAAGGCAGAGCTAAAAACAGAAGAGTAGAATTTGCCATCACTGCAAATGAAAAAATGATTAATGAAGCTCAGCAACAAGGGCAATAA
- a CDS encoding FAD-binding oxidoreductase, with the protein MKPNFIQKVTNWGNFPIVEKEIKSEDSFNKIKEFVLSNNEVIARGNGRCYGDASLGEHIFSTKKLNKFINFDRLNGIIECESGVLLSEVLEISVPQGYFLYVTPGTKFVSVGGAIASDVHGKNHHAEGCFSEYVIEFKLMNENGEIITCSREENAGKFWATIGGMGLTGIILTAKFKLKNIESSYIRQESIKAENLDEIFRLFEESESWTYTVAWIDCLQKGKNIGRSILMRGEHAFQHELPQNLKDKPLRLKKKFEPTVPFYFPGFVLNALTVKIFNLLYFNKQTKKEVKNFIDYETFFYPLDAIHEWNRIYGKSGFIQYQMVIPKETGKEGMKKILETIANSGNGSFLAVLKLFGKNNPEAYNSFPVEGYTLALDFKVNSKLKKLVEQLDSIVQEYGGRIYLTKDSMSRSSLTNYLKNTQSSKFVSLQHKRILNNI; encoded by the coding sequence ATGAAGCCGAATTTTATACAGAAAGTCACAAACTGGGGCAATTTTCCCATAGTGGAAAAGGAAATTAAGTCTGAAGACAGCTTCAACAAAATAAAAGAATTTGTACTCAGCAATAATGAAGTAATCGCAAGAGGAAACGGAAGATGCTATGGAGATGCTTCATTGGGTGAACATATATTTTCAACAAAAAAATTAAATAAATTCATCAACTTCGACCGTTTAAACGGAATTATAGAATGCGAATCAGGAGTTTTGCTTTCCGAAGTTTTGGAAATCTCTGTTCCGCAGGGATATTTTCTGTATGTAACTCCGGGAACGAAGTTCGTTTCTGTAGGAGGAGCCATCGCATCGGATGTTCACGGTAAAAACCACCACGCAGAAGGTTGCTTTTCGGAATATGTGATTGAATTTAAATTAATGAATGAAAACGGTGAAATTATCACCTGTTCAAGAGAAGAAAATGCAGGTAAATTCTGGGCAACCATCGGTGGAATGGGACTTACGGGAATCATTCTTACTGCAAAATTTAAGCTTAAAAATATAGAATCCTCATACATTCGTCAGGAAAGCATTAAAGCAGAAAATCTTGATGAAATTTTCAGATTATTTGAAGAAAGCGAAAGTTGGACATACACTGTTGCCTGGATCGACTGTCTTCAGAAAGGAAAAAATATAGGAAGAAGTATTTTAATGAGAGGGGAACATGCTTTTCAACATGAGCTTCCTCAAAATTTAAAAGACAAACCTTTAAGATTAAAGAAAAAATTCGAACCGACGGTTCCGTTTTATTTTCCGGGATTTGTTTTGAATGCTTTAACGGTGAAGATTTTTAATTTACTGTATTTTAATAAACAGACGAAAAAAGAAGTTAAGAATTTCATTGATTACGAAACATTTTTCTATCCGCTGGACGCTATTCATGAATGGAATAGGATTTATGGAAAATCAGGCTTCATTCAATATCAGATGGTAATTCCAAAAGAAACAGGAAAAGAGGGGATGAAAAAAATCCTTGAAACTATCGCAAACAGCGGAAATGGTTCGTTCTTAGCAGTTTTAAAATTGTTTGGGAAAAATAATCCGGAAGCCTACAACTCATTTCCTGTGGAAGGATATACTTTGGCTTTAGACTTTAAAGTGAATTCAAAACTGAAAAAACTGGTTGAGCAGCTGGACAGCATTGTTCAGGAATACGGCGGCAGGATTTACCTCACGAAAGACAGTATGAGCAGATCTTCTCTTACCAATTATCTTAAAAACACCCAGAGTTCAAAATTTGTGTCTTTGCAGCACAAAAGAATCTTAAATAATATTTAG
- a CDS encoding decaprenyl-phosphate phosphoribosyltransferase yields the protein MKKYFKLLRVEQWVKNLFVFVPLFFSGNITNLDLLTKSIFAFIIFSLAASVVYILNDYNDIEADKQHPEKRRRPLASGAISKSQAIGIFIGLIAADIALVFFAQAYFHEQLWKFATIVGFYFVMNLGYTFKLKHVPIIDISIIAIGFVLRVLAGGYITGINISQWAILLTFVLALVLAIGKRRGELINAQVSGKTRRALDGYNVQFADIALSISVTLAIVCYLMFTLSPEVQERFHERVFYTVIFVVFAFLRYLQQTLVYNRTESPTKIVYRDRYIQLTLLLWVAAFLIQIYFKK from the coding sequence ATGAAGAAATATTTTAAACTGCTCCGAGTAGAGCAATGGGTGAAAAACCTTTTTGTATTTGTTCCTCTATTTTTTTCAGGTAATATTACAAACCTGGACCTGCTTACCAAAAGTATTTTTGCCTTCATTATTTTCTCGCTGGCAGCGAGTGTTGTTTACATTTTAAATGATTACAACGATATTGAGGCAGATAAACAGCATCCCGAAAAAAGAAGAAGACCTTTGGCCAGCGGAGCCATTTCAAAATCTCAGGCAATAGGTATTTTTATTGGACTTATTGCGGCAGATATTGCGTTGGTATTTTTTGCTCAAGCCTATTTTCACGAGCAGTTATGGAAGTTTGCGACCATCGTAGGATTTTATTTTGTGATGAATCTGGGCTATACATTCAAGCTGAAACATGTACCCATTATTGATATTTCTATCATTGCAATAGGATTCGTCCTCAGAGTTCTGGCCGGCGGTTATATTACCGGGATCAATATTTCTCAATGGGCAATCTTGCTGACTTTTGTTTTAGCATTGGTTTTGGCGATTGGGAAAAGAAGAGGAGAATTAATCAACGCTCAGGTTTCAGGGAAAACAAGACGTGCTTTAGACGGCTACAATGTGCAGTTTGCAGATATTGCCCTTTCCATTTCCGTAACATTAGCCATTGTATGTTACTTAATGTTTACGCTGTCGCCGGAAGTTCAGGAAAGATTTCATGAAAGAGTTTTTTATACCGTAATCTTCGTTGTATTCGCTTTTTTAAGATATTTACAACAGACTTTGGTGTACAATAGGACAGAATCCCCAACGAAAATAGTTTATAGGGACAGGTACATCCAACTCACATTGTTATTGTGGGTCGCTGCATTTTTAATCCAAATTTACTTTAAAAAATGA
- the trxA gene encoding thioredoxin, translated as MALEITDSSFQETVLKSDKPVLVDFWAVWCGPCRTLGPIIEEVANDFEGKAIVGKVDVDNNQEISMQYGIRNIPTVLIFKNGEVVDKLVGVAPKDVIAEKLSAHL; from the coding sequence ATGGCTTTAGAAATTACAGATAGCTCATTTCAGGAAACGGTTTTAAAATCAGATAAGCCTGTATTAGTAGACTTTTGGGCGGTATGGTGCGGACCTTGTAGAACACTGGGACCAATCATTGAGGAAGTTGCAAATGACTTTGAAGGAAAAGCAATAGTAGGAAAGGTAGATGTAGACAACAACCAGGAAATTTCTATGCAATATGGTATCAGAAATATCCCTACAGTTCTTATTTTTAAGAATGGTGAAGTTGTAGACAAATTAGTTGGTGTGGCTCCAAAAGATGTAATCGCTGAGAAATTAAGCGCACACTTATAA